From one Deinococcus aetherius genomic stretch:
- a CDS encoding ABC transporter permease yields the protein MPYLLRKFGLLLFTLWVAATLNFILPRLVPGDPVGAMMARYQGQLSPDAVEALKIAYGLNNQGSALQEYFAYLGRLLQGNFGVSTSQFPTPVTQIIGQAAPWTIGLIGITTVLSFLIGSAFGLYSAWRRGGRVADALPPLALFLNSMPYFWVALVLIYTFALKRNVFPVGGNLDPFLEPGTAQWWSSLIRHAILPALTIIITAAGGWLITMRNNVMGVMAEDYLAFARAKGLSERRILNRYVLRNALLPSFTAFGMALGFVVGGSILVETVFSYPGLGLYLYNAVTALDYPLMQAIFLFIAIAVLVANFLVDAFYVVLDPRVRDGKGS from the coding sequence ATGCCTTACCTGCTGCGCAAATTCGGCCTGCTGCTGTTCACCCTCTGGGTGGCGGCGACCCTCAACTTCATCCTGCCCCGGCTCGTGCCCGGCGACCCGGTGGGCGCGATGATGGCCCGCTACCAGGGCCAGCTCAGCCCCGACGCCGTGGAGGCCCTCAAGATCGCCTACGGCCTGAACAACCAGGGCAGCGCCCTTCAGGAGTACTTCGCCTACCTGGGCAGGCTGCTCCAGGGCAACTTCGGCGTCTCCACCAGCCAGTTCCCCACACCCGTCACCCAGATCATCGGGCAGGCGGCGCCGTGGACCATCGGGCTGATCGGCATCACCACGGTCCTCTCCTTCCTGATCGGGAGTGCGTTCGGGCTCTACAGCGCGTGGCGGCGGGGGGGCCGGGTGGCGGACGCGCTGCCGCCCCTCGCGCTCTTCCTGAACTCCATGCCGTACTTCTGGGTGGCGCTGGTCCTGATCTACACCTTCGCCCTCAAGCGCAACGTCTTCCCGGTCGGCGGCAACCTCGATCCCTTCCTGGAGCCGGGGACCGCGCAGTGGTGGTCTTCGCTGATCCGGCACGCCATCCTCCCGGCGCTGACGATCATCATCACGGCGGCGGGCGGGTGGCTGATCACCATGCGGAACAACGTGATGGGCGTGATGGCCGAGGATTACCTCGCCTTTGCGAGGGCCAAGGGGCTCTCCGAGCGGCGCATCCTGAACCGCTACGTGCTGCGCAACGCGCTGCTGCCCTCCTTCACGGCCTTCGGGATGGCGCTGGGCTTCGTGGTGGGCGGCTCGATCCTGGTGGAGACGGTGTTCTCGTACCCGGGGCTGGGGCTGTACCTCTACAACGCGGTCACGGCGCTCGACTACCCCCTCATGCAGGCGATCTTCCTCTTCATCGCCATCGCCGTGCTCGTCGCCAACTTCCTGGTGGACGCCTTTTACGTCGTCCTCGATCCGCGCGTGCGCGACGGGAAGGGCTCATGA
- a CDS encoding ABC transporter substrate-binding protein — protein MKHGTKTLLALITAALSTAALAQPKTTFSIANTATWGSKNYNPFTPAASHLPPTLSAIHETLFYVNALDGKVTPVLGTKYTWSPDNKTLTISTRPGVKWSDGKAFSANDVAYTFNLIKANPALDLTGIWKNGVASVKATNPNTVAITFSKVNTPLFYYVAHLPIVPQHVWSTVKDPLTYTNENPVGTGPFVAEAYSQQAIRVLKNPNYWMKGQPYVDAVAWYSSTGNDASLLKMLKGETDYGYIAIPNPKTDYQAKGPNFQYWWPVNNVNALYFNTTKAPFNDPAFRRAIASAINTKDVAQKAYAGVVPAADPTAIIPSQQKAWKPATAASLAPRFDPAAADKALTAAGYRKNAQGQRLGKDGKPLPTLKILVGAGWTDFITMGQVIGNNLKPLGINTSIDQQVFSSYSGSFQTANFDMGVSWGWGSGPTPYNLYYQSFAPEFSAPVGKTAASNLAHYTNPALTKAIAAFSTTSSVAAQKQATSTMVTTVLRDMPWVPLTARVGFNVYNTTRFTGFPDDDNAYNDASAPDTVGARLMFLNVKPK, from the coding sequence ATGAAGCACGGCACGAAGACCCTTCTCGCCCTCATCACCGCCGCCCTGAGCACCGCCGCGCTCGCGCAGCCCAAGACGACCTTCAGCATTGCCAACACGGCCACCTGGGGCTCGAAGAACTACAACCCCTTCACCCCGGCGGCCAGCCATCTGCCGCCCACCCTCTCGGCGATCCACGAGACGCTCTTTTACGTGAACGCCCTCGACGGCAAGGTCACGCCCGTCCTGGGCACGAAGTACACCTGGAGCCCGGACAACAAGACGCTGACGATCTCCACCCGGCCTGGCGTGAAGTGGAGCGACGGCAAGGCCTTCAGCGCGAACGACGTGGCCTACACCTTCAACCTGATCAAGGCCAACCCCGCGCTCGACCTGACCGGCATCTGGAAGAACGGCGTCGCCAGCGTGAAGGCGACGAACCCGAACACGGTGGCGATCACCTTCAGCAAGGTGAACACGCCGCTCTTCTACTACGTCGCGCACCTGCCCATCGTTCCCCAGCACGTCTGGAGCACGGTCAAGGACCCGCTGACCTACACGAACGAGAACCCGGTCGGCACCGGCCCCTTCGTCGCCGAGGCGTACAGCCAGCAGGCGATCCGGGTGCTGAAGAACCCGAACTACTGGATGAAGGGCCAGCCCTACGTGGACGCCGTGGCGTGGTACTCCTCCACCGGCAACGACGCCTCGCTGCTGAAGATGCTCAAGGGCGAGACGGACTACGGCTACATCGCCATCCCCAACCCCAAGACCGACTACCAGGCCAAGGGGCCCAACTTCCAGTACTGGTGGCCGGTCAACAACGTCAACGCCCTGTACTTCAACACGACGAAGGCGCCCTTCAACGACCCCGCCTTCCGCCGCGCGATTGCGAGCGCGATCAACACCAAGGACGTGGCGCAGAAGGCCTACGCGGGCGTGGTGCCCGCCGCCGACCCCACCGCGATCATCCCCTCGCAGCAGAAAGCCTGGAAGCCCGCCACGGCGGCCAGCCTGGCGCCCAGGTTCGACCCCGCCGCCGCCGACAAGGCCCTGACCGCCGCCGGGTACAGGAAGAACGCGCAGGGGCAGCGCCTGGGCAAGGACGGGAAGCCCCTCCCGACCCTCAAGATTCTGGTGGGCGCGGGCTGGACGGACTTCATCACGATGGGGCAGGTAATCGGCAACAACCTCAAGCCGCTGGGCATCAACACCTCCATCGACCAGCAGGTGTTCTCCTCGTACTCGGGCAGCTTCCAGACCGCGAACTTCGACATGGGCGTGAGCTGGGGCTGGGGCAGCGGCCCCACGCCGTACAACCTCTACTACCAGTCCTTCGCGCCCGAGTTCAGCGCGCCCGTCGGCAAGACGGCAGCCTCCAACCTCGCGCACTACACCAACCCGGCGCTGACCAAGGCCATCGCCGCCTTCAGCACGACGAGTAGCGTGGCCGCCCAGAAGCAGGCCACCTCCACGATGGTCACGACCGTCCTGAGGGACATGCCCTGGGTGCCGCTGACCGCCCGGGTCGGCTTCAACGTGTACAACACCACCCGCTTCACCGGCTTCCCCGACGACGACAACGCCTACAACGACGCCTCCGCCCCGGACACGGTCGGCGCGCGGCTGATGTTCCTCAACGTCAAGCCCAAGTGA
- a CDS encoding LacI family DNA-binding transcriptional regulator, with protein MTTDSISPATLADVARLAGVSKMTASNVINGKPGMSEATRQRVLGAIQQSGYVVNPAARVLAGRRMNLIGVMAPMYNSPYVTELMQGASAAAEDAGMTLAVLTTSGNEALERERGALLRTLADGVLLILPTDDEPQVFRGVVPVVMAGGMGTYGVQSDNRHGGHLAARHLLELGHRRIAHIRGATVTALNREEAAAREQGFLEVLGEAGVSVPAEYLRDGDFSESGGQAAAEALLRLPEPPTAIFAANDSTAFGVLRAAERLGVRVPGDLSLVGFDDVTSSALTTPALTTVRQPLQEMGAAAVRMLLALTRGEPPAEPHLLFPTTLVVRDSTAPPGAATRLPRRARGPT; from the coding sequence ATGACGACCGACTCCATCTCTCCCGCCACCCTGGCCGATGTCGCGCGGCTGGCGGGGGTGTCTAAGATGACGGCCTCGAACGTCATCAACGGGAAGCCGGGCATGAGTGAGGCGACTCGGCAGCGGGTGCTGGGGGCCATCCAGCAGAGCGGGTACGTGGTAAACCCGGCGGCGCGGGTGCTGGCGGGGCGGCGGATGAACCTGATCGGGGTGATGGCGCCGATGTACAACTCACCGTACGTGACCGAGCTGATGCAGGGGGCGAGTGCCGCCGCCGAGGACGCGGGGATGACGCTCGCGGTGCTGACCACCTCGGGGAACGAGGCGCTGGAGCGTGAACGCGGCGCCCTGCTGCGGACGCTGGCGGACGGGGTGCTGCTGATCCTGCCCACGGACGACGAGCCACAGGTGTTCCGGGGCGTGGTGCCGGTGGTGATGGCGGGTGGGATGGGCACCTACGGGGTGCAGAGCGACAACCGGCACGGGGGGCACCTCGCCGCGCGACACCTGCTGGAGCTGGGGCATCGCCGGATCGCCCATATCCGGGGCGCGACGGTCACCGCCCTCAACCGGGAGGAGGCGGCGGCGCGCGAGCAGGGCTTCCTGGAGGTGCTGGGGGAAGCGGGCGTGAGCGTTCCCGCCGAGTACCTGCGGGACGGCGACTTCTCGGAAAGTGGCGGTCAGGCCGCCGCCGAGGCCCTCCTGCGCCTCCCCGAGCCCCCCACCGCGATCTTCGCCGCGAACGACTCCACCGCCTTCGGGGTGCTGCGGGCCGCCGAGCGGCTGGGCGTCCGCGTGCCGGGGGACCTCTCCCTCGTGGGCTTCGACGACGTGACCTCCAGCGCGCTGACCACCCCGGCCCTCACCACCGTCCGGCAACCCCTTCAGGAGATGGGCGCGGCGGCGGTGCGGATGCTCCTCGCCCTCACGCGCGGTGAGCCCCCGGCCGAGCCCCATCTCCTCTTTCCCACGACCCTAGTCGTCCGCGACTCGACCGCGCCGCCCGGTGCCGCGACACGCCTCCCGCGCCGAGCACGAGGGCCCACCTGA
- a CDS encoding organic hydroperoxide resistance protein gives MSKVLFTTQATAHGGRAGYIETPDHHLGVKLSVPQEIGGDGGVGTNPEQLFAAGYAACFQSAIGGVARRDKISFGSSRVTAVVGLVRDDLGYALDVELRIVLPDLTRERAQYMIDEAHKRCPYSRALGGNVDVRLVLEDEGLVEEGQEQEQAQQA, from the coding sequence ATGAGCAAAGTGCTGTTCACGACCCAGGCGACCGCGCATGGTGGCCGCGCCGGTTACATCGAAACCCCCGACCACCACCTCGGCGTGAAGCTGAGCGTGCCGCAGGAGATCGGCGGGGACGGCGGCGTGGGCACGAACCCCGAACAACTCTTCGCCGCCGGGTACGCCGCGTGTTTCCAGAGCGCCATCGGCGGCGTCGCCCGGCGCGACAAGATTTCCTTCGGCTCCTCGCGCGTCACGGCGGTGGTGGGCCTCGTGCGCGACGACCTCGGGTACGCCCTCGACGTGGAACTGCGAATCGTCCTGCCCGACCTCACCCGCGAGCGGGCGCAGTACATGATCGACGAGGCCCACAAGCGTTGCCCGTACAGCCGCGCCCTGGGGGGCAACGTGGACGTGCGCCTCGTACTGGAGGACGAGGGGCTGGTGGAGGAAGGGCAGGAACAGGAACAGGCGCAGCAGGCGTAG
- a CDS encoding FUSC family protein has protein sequence MFSLTASGVPEHAVGGERVPATLLGGGLALAVSRLGPAWQSRQVAGALRAAAQAQVEYPGLLASPSRRPSPGELDASRARARASRVQAEGVVRAAALEPRWDPGARAAAEESLARLEANAAALHAQHAQALRAPPESARRLHPGDRGPGPRRCPRSCGPLGGGSGEGHLPGENLPVLTEG, from the coding sequence GTGTTCTCGCTCACCGCCTCGGGCGTTCCCGAACATGCCGTGGGCGGCGAGCGCGTGCCGGCGACCCTGCTCGGCGGGGGGCTGGCCCTGGCAGTCTCGCGGCTGGGCCCGGCGTGGCAGTCGCGGCAGGTGGCGGGCGCGTTACGGGCGGCGGCACAGGCCCAGGTGGAGTACCCGGGCCTGCTCGCCTCCCCGTCCCGCCGCCCCTCTCCGGGCGAACTCGACGCCTCCCGCGCCCGGGCCCGCGCGTCGCGGGTGCAGGCCGAGGGGGTGGTGCGGGCGGCAGCCCTGGAGCCCCGCTGGGACCCGGGTGCCCGCGCGGCGGCGGAGGAATCGCTCGCCCGGCTGGAGGCGAACGCGGCGGCGCTGCACGCCCAGCACGCCCAGGCCCTGCGGGCTCCCCCCGAGTCGGCCCGACGGCTCCACCCTGGAGACCGTGGACCGGGCCCTCGCCGCTGCCCGCGCTCTTGCGGCCCGCTGGGTGGGGGCAGCGGTGAGGGGCACCTCCCCGGGGAGAATCTCCCGGTGCTGACCGAAGGCTGA
- a CDS encoding alkaline phosphatase, which yields MKHFATLLTLALAGAAGAADVTIYPYDGARLLAGQRFDLRVEVAGLGAGEQPQITLDGRALTGAQQGSSGAGKAELILRDQSLPAGTHTLTVRTQGGVRSARWTAEGYARGARSAKNVILFIGDGMGWNTLNAAKLVAAGYDPRNGLPRGTLAIEADADGSATVTTSSYDSFIVDSANSASSLATGQKVQVNALNVYPDNTEDTLDNPRVETITEMLRRTRGSSVGIVTNTFGTDATPAAWAAHTRRRGDYSAIADQFFQGAAKPDVLLFGGSKDFIPQSAPGSRRKDNTDWIAQSQGLGFQFVSNRAELLKANGNKLFGLFNIDNFPSYLDRTVWQRPEMLGDFKDMPYLWEMTQKAVETLEKNPNGFFLMVEAGMIDKYEHPLDWTRAVWDVLELDKTVAWAKNYAKTHGDTLVVVTADHAHSFSVYGGFDTSKAASGREAVGIYEKAGFPTYGEGRDRNGLPLPATTNALAAGFAATPDYCETYRSREVFKEPTVKQGDVYVPNPEVCQEPGAFPRTGTLPRGTNNGVHSADPVPLFAFGPGASLFRNQIDQTEVFFTIARALGLNPERERR from the coding sequence TTGAAACACTTTGCCACCCTTTTGACCCTGGCCCTCGCGGGCGCTGCCGGTGCGGCGGACGTGACGATTTACCCCTACGACGGCGCGCGGCTGCTCGCCGGTCAGCGGTTCGACCTGCGCGTGGAGGTCGCTGGACTCGGTGCGGGTGAACAGCCCCAGATCACCCTGGACGGCCGGGCGCTGACGGGAGCGCAGCAGGGTTCCAGCGGGGCGGGCAAGGCCGAACTCATCCTGCGCGATCAGAGCCTCCCCGCAGGAACACACACCCTGACCGTCCGCACCCAGGGCGGCGTGCGCAGCGCCCGCTGGACCGCCGAGGGTTACGCGCGTGGCGCCCGGTCGGCGAAGAACGTCATCCTCTTCATCGGCGACGGCATGGGGTGGAACACGCTGAACGCGGCGAAGCTCGTCGCCGCCGGGTACGACCCCCGCAACGGGTTGCCGCGCGGCACGCTCGCCATCGAGGCGGATGCGGACGGCAGCGCCACGGTGACCACCAGCTCCTACGACTCCTTCATCGTCGATTCGGCGAACTCGGCCTCCAGCCTCGCTACCGGGCAGAAGGTGCAGGTCAACGCGCTGAACGTCTACCCCGACAACACCGAAGACACCCTCGACAACCCGCGCGTCGAGACCATCACCGAGATGCTGAGGCGAACTCGCGGAAGCTCCGTCGGGATCGTGACGAACACCTTCGGCACCGACGCGACCCCCGCCGCCTGGGCCGCACACACCCGGCGCCGGGGCGACTACAGCGCCATCGCCGATCAGTTCTTCCAGGGAGCGGCCAAGCCCGACGTGCTGCTGTTCGGCGGCAGCAAGGACTTCATCCCGCAGAGCGCCCCCGGCTCGCGCCGCAAGGACAACACCGACTGGATCGCCCAGTCCCAGGGGCTCGGCTTCCAGTTCGTCTCCAACCGCGCGGAACTGCTGAAGGCGAATGGCAACAAGCTCTTCGGCCTGTTCAACATCGACAACTTCCCCAGCTACCTCGACCGCACGGTGTGGCAGCGCCCCGAGATGCTGGGTGACTTCAAGGACATGCCCTACCTCTGGGAGATGACCCAGAAGGCCGTCGAGACGCTGGAGAAAAATCCCAACGGCTTTTTCCTGATGGTCGAGGCGGGCATGATCGACAAGTACGAGCACCCGCTCGACTGGACCCGCGCCGTGTGGGACGTGCTGGAACTCGACAAGACCGTGGCCTGGGCCAAGAATTACGCGAAGACCCACGGCGACACACTGGTGGTCGTCACCGCCGACCACGCCCACTCCTTCAGCGTGTACGGCGGCTTCGACACGAGCAAGGCGGCCAGCGGCCGTGAAGCGGTCGGCATCTACGAGAAGGCGGGCTTCCCGACCTACGGCGAGGGGCGGGACCGCAACGGTCTGCCCCTGCCCGCGACCACAAACGCCCTGGCGGCGGGCTTCGCGGCCACGCCCGACTACTGCGAGACGTACCGCTCGCGCGAGGTGTTCAAGGAACCGACCGTGAAGCAGGGCGACGTGTACGTGCCCAACCCCGAGGTCTGCCAGGAGCCCGGGGCTTTCCCCCGCACCGGCACCCTGCCCAGGGGAACGAACAACGGCGTGCACTCCGCCGACCCGGTGCCCCTCTTCGCCTTCGGCCCCGGTGCCAGCCTCTTCCGCAACCAGATCGACCAGACGGAAGTGTTCTTCACCATCGCCCGGGCGCTCGGCCTGAACCCCGAGCGCGAACGGCGCTGA
- a CDS encoding aldo/keto reductase, with amino-acid sequence MDYARLGQSGLKVSRIALGTMTYGDPAWRDWVLPEGESRPFIARALEMGINFFDTADMYSLGASEEVLGRALRDFARRDGVIVATKVFNPMGEGPNDRGLSRKHIMDAVQASLKRLGTDYIDLYQIHRFDPETPVLETMTALHDLVRMGAVRYLGASSMLAYQFARMQHAADLHGLTRFVSMQNHYNLVYREEEREMLPLCREDGVGVIPWSPLARGFLAGNRPAGEEAQTTRARSDRFSHALYHTEADYAVQRRVGEVAGRLGVKPAQVATAWLLHQPGVTAPIVGASKMPHLEDAVAALGVRLSPEDLRELEEPYVPHPVLGI; translated from the coding sequence ATGGACTACGCGCGTCTCGGACAGAGCGGCCTCAAGGTCTCCCGCATCGCCCTGGGCACCATGACCTACGGGGACCCCGCCTGGCGCGACTGGGTGCTGCCGGAAGGCGAGAGCCGCCCCTTCATCGCCCGGGCACTTGAAATGGGGATCAACTTCTTCGACACCGCCGACATGTACAGCCTCGGCGCCAGCGAGGAGGTGCTGGGACGGGCGCTGCGGGACTTCGCCCGGCGCGATGGGGTCATCGTCGCCACCAAGGTCTTCAACCCGATGGGGGAGGGGCCGAACGACAGAGGCCTGTCCCGCAAGCACATCATGGACGCGGTGCAGGCGAGCCTGAAGCGCCTGGGCACCGACTACATCGACCTCTACCAGATTCACCGTTTCGACCCCGAGACGCCCGTCCTGGAGACGATGACGGCCCTGCACGACCTCGTGCGGATGGGGGCGGTGCGTTACCTCGGCGCGAGCAGCATGCTGGCCTACCAGTTCGCCAGGATGCAGCACGCCGCCGACCTGCACGGTCTGACCCGCTTCGTCTCCATGCAAAACCACTACAACCTCGTCTACCGCGAGGAGGAGCGCGAGATGCTGCCCCTGTGCCGCGAGGACGGGGTGGGCGTCATCCCCTGGAGCCCCCTGGCGCGCGGCTTCCTCGCCGGGAACCGCCCCGCTGGAGAGGAGGCCCAGACGACCCGCGCCCGCAGCGACCGCTTCAGCCACGCGCTCTACCACACCGAGGCCGATTACGCCGTCCAGCGCCGGGTCGGCGAGGTCGCCGGGCGGCTGGGCGTGAAGCCCGCGCAGGTGGCGACGGCGTGGCTCCTCCACCAGCCGGGCGTGACCGCCCCCATCGTTGGGGCGAGCAAGATGCCTCACCTGGAGGACGCGGTGGCCGCCCTGGGGGTGCGTCTTTCCCCCGAGGACCTGCGCGAACTGGAGGAGCCCTACGTGCCCCACCCCGTGCTGGGCATCTGA
- a CDS encoding ATP-binding protein codes for MPPHLALLGAPLVTQGGRREDVPLVRPAYLLLYLACVGEWVSRDMLTHVFRPEGAEAATRGSLRLLLTRARRLAWAAGVEAEPLRVRWRVETDVGELRRALAARDWRRAAGVYPAPLLPGLPTGGLPGFHEWLETERATLHAAWLEAVTRHEDELLRRGAFGEAARLLGRALALDPLSEDVLGRFLRASHLAGERDGALRAYERFAARLRADLGLTPLRGTLDLVDALRRDAPPAPPVGGEAPAAVPLDLVRPPALVGREAEVALVRGASTPVVLVMGEPGVGKTRLLAEVLPHPRPLRCQEGLEHVPYFPLLAGVRARLPGLPDLGPYAEDLARFVPELRPPGEAPPDSGDADSGKVRLLEALARVFAPEGAVVVDDLQWADPATLEWLVFLVRRGGVRLLGAFREGEDGPALRETLRALAPEMTLVPLAPLPEAQTAALALGVTGGADELAGWLYPRSGGNPLFVLEWLRVLLQEGAYEARGGKWRRRTPGPPDLDALPLAPRLADLVLRRADTLPEAERRVLDVGSVLGGTLSPAHLARVLGEGEWAVSDALARAERLGLLRGERLAHDVVRRALYEAMPPARRRFLHGQVARALEGVLGDLIVAEHALLAGDEAAAARLWFHEARFSFEVRRGFEDEATALYERVLRLGVRTPEWYRAHAYLAVRRRVAGRAVEARELIATVLRESGDPAARAVAHAEGANLAYMDGDLGAAASLVSLAAREAATQDDPGLRRDVLLMHANIAHYRGEYAEALRIAEEGVAAGRQEPLSLGFCNWLSLLGALLCDVGRFEEALGLYREQLEAARFLGARSEQVKVSSDIIATLHDLGRIHEGVPLAEAALGLGHFNDSYPLRYHLALAYCRDGRLAAALDHADAVLRGSPSVNMRAHAHALLAEIHDRAGRAAQGHAALAAGLAEVEGCDVLTARAVVVIAVLQFGPADLLARARPILAGLHADVLPAYLRPDFVTALTARVHELSV; via the coding sequence ATGCCCCCGCACCTCGCGCTGCTGGGCGCCCCCCTCGTGACGCAGGGGGGGCGCCGGGAGGACGTGCCGCTCGTCCGGCCCGCTTACCTGCTGCTGTACCTCGCGTGCGTGGGCGAGTGGGTGAGCCGCGACATGCTGACCCACGTCTTTCGCCCGGAGGGCGCCGAGGCCGCCACGCGCGGCAGCCTGCGCCTGCTCCTCACCCGCGCCCGGCGCCTCGCCTGGGCGGCGGGGGTGGAGGCCGAGCCGCTGCGGGTGCGCTGGCGGGTGGAGACGGACGTGGGGGAGTTGCGCCGCGCCCTCGCCGCGCGCGACTGGCGCCGGGCAGCAGGGGTCTACCCCGCCCCCCTGCTGCCCGGGCTGCCGACCGGGGGGCTGCCGGGCTTTCACGAGTGGCTGGAGACCGAGCGCGCCACTCTCCACGCCGCGTGGCTGGAGGCCGTCACCCGCCACGAGGACGAGCTGCTGCGCCGGGGCGCCTTCGGCGAGGCCGCCCGGCTGCTGGGGCGGGCCCTCGCCCTCGACCCCCTCTCCGAGGACGTGCTGGGGCGCTTCCTGCGCGCATCGCACCTCGCGGGTGAGCGCGACGGGGCCCTGCGCGCCTACGAACGCTTCGCCGCGCGGCTGAGGGCCGACCTCGGCCTCACCCCGCTGCGGGGCACCCTCGACCTCGTGGACGCCCTGCGCCGGGACGCGCCGCCCGCCCCGCCGGTTGGGGGAGAGGCGCCCGCCGCCGTGCCCCTCGACCTCGTGCGTCCCCCCGCCCTGGTGGGCCGCGAGGCGGAGGTGGCCCTCGTGCGCGGGGCCTCCACCCCCGTCGTGCTCGTGATGGGGGAGCCGGGAGTCGGGAAGACGCGGCTGCTCGCCGAGGTGCTGCCGCATCCCCGGCCCCTGCGCTGCCAGGAGGGGCTGGAGCACGTGCCGTACTTCCCGCTCCTCGCCGGGGTGCGCGCCCGGCTGCCGGGGCTCCCCGACCTCGGCCCGTACGCGGAGGACCTCGCGCGCTTCGTGCCCGAGCTGCGCCCGCCCGGGGAGGCGCCGCCCGACTCCGGGGACGCCGACTCCGGCAAGGTGCGGCTTCTCGAGGCCCTCGCCCGCGTCTTCGCCCCGGAGGGCGCGGTCGTTGTGGACGACCTCCAGTGGGCCGACCCCGCCACCCTGGAGTGGCTCGTCTTTCTCGTGCGGCGCGGCGGGGTGCGGCTCCTCGGCGCCTTCCGGGAGGGCGAGGACGGTCCGGCCCTGCGGGAGACCCTGCGCGCCCTCGCCCCCGAGATGACGCTCGTCCCGCTCGCCCCCCTGCCCGAGGCGCAGACGGCGGCCCTCGCCCTCGGGGTCACGGGCGGGGCGGACGAGCTGGCGGGGTGGCTCTACCCCCGCAGCGGCGGCAATCCCCTCTTCGTGCTGGAGTGGCTGCGGGTCCTCCTCCAGGAGGGAGCGTACGAGGCGCGCGGGGGAAAGTGGCGCCGCCGCACCCCCGGCCCGCCCGACCTCGACGCCCTGCCGCTCGCGCCCCGTCTGGCCGACCTCGTGCTGCGCCGCGCCGACACGCTCCCGGAGGCTGAGCGCCGGGTGCTCGACGTGGGAAGCGTGCTGGGCGGGACGCTGAGCCCCGCTCACCTCGCGCGGGTGCTGGGGGAAGGCGAGTGGGCCGTGAGCGACGCGCTCGCCCGCGCCGAGCGTCTCGGCCTGCTGCGCGGCGAGCGTCTCGCGCACGACGTGGTGCGCCGGGCCCTGTACGAGGCGATGCCGCCCGCCCGGCGGCGCTTCCTGCACGGGCAGGTGGCGCGGGCGCTGGAGGGAGTCCTGGGCGACCTGATCGTGGCCGAGCACGCCCTCCTCGCCGGGGACGAGGCCGCCGCAGCCCGGCTGTGGTTCCACGAGGCGCGTTTCTCCTTCGAGGTGCGGCGCGGCTTCGAGGACGAGGCGACGGCCCTGTACGAGCGGGTGCTGCGCCTCGGCGTGCGCACCCCCGAGTGGTACCGGGCGCACGCCTACCTCGCCGTGCGCCGCCGGGTGGCGGGCCGCGCCGTAGAGGCCCGCGAACTCATCGCCACGGTGCTGCGCGAGTCCGGCGACCCGGCGGCCCGCGCGGTCGCCCACGCGGAGGGCGCGAACCTGGCGTACATGGACGGCGACCTCGGCGCGGCGGCCTCGCTGGTCTCGCTCGCCGCCCGGGAGGCCGCCACCCAGGACGACCCGGGGTTGAGGCGCGACGTGCTGCTGATGCATGCCAACATCGCCCACTACCGGGGCGAGTACGCCGAGGCGCTGCGCATCGCCGAGGAGGGCGTGGCGGCGGGGCGGCAGGAGCCCCTGAGCCTAGGCTTTTGCAACTGGCTGAGCCTGCTCGGTGCCCTGCTGTGCGACGTGGGCCGCTTCGAGGAGGCGCTGGGTCTCTACCGCGAGCAACTGGAGGCGGCCCGCTTCCTGGGGGCGCGCTCCGAGCAGGTCAAGGTGAGCAGCGACATCATCGCCACCCTGCACGACCTCGGGCGGATTCACGAGGGCGTCCCCCTCGCCGAGGCGGCCCTGGGGCTCGGGCACTTCAACGACTCCTACCCCCTGCGCTATCACCTCGCCCTCGCCTACTGCCGGGACGGCCGCCTCGCCGCCGCCCTCGACCACGCGGACGCCGTGCTGCGCGGCTCTCCCTCCGTGAACATGCGCGCCCACGCCCACGCCCTCCTCGCCGAGATCCACGACCGCGCCGGGCGGGCGGCGCAGGGGCACGCGGCCCTCGCGGCGGGGCTCGCGGAGGTGGAGGGCTGCGACGTGCTCACCGCGCGGGCCGTCGTCGTGATCGCCGTGCTGCAATTCGGGCCCGCCGACCTCCTGGCCCGCGCGCGGCCCATCCTCGCGGGCCTGCACGCGGACGTCCTGCCCGCCTACCTGCGCCCGGACTTCGTGACCGCGCTCACCGCCCGGGTTCATGAGCTGAGCGTTTGA